Within the Ostrinia nubilalis chromosome 12, ilOstNubi1.1, whole genome shotgun sequence genome, the region tacaaagtgatcatcttgtacacccctgtgggtaagatgatccccctGGTAGGGGTAGgatgatccctatgattctaTTTTATGATCTCTTCTTTTCTGGTTGtattcctttcggagtacctaattatgcgaacaaatcgttaaaaagttagaaaagaaaaacatttacgaattaaataacgaaaataacttaatctttcttagtacctgctaagaagcgtttaaataatttaaacgctttttggctggagctgtgttgCACATATCACTaataaattcacctgcttcatcaccctctaccccagcatatgctttatggccccattttccacatgcataacattttatccatcATTCACCGttggtatcgcttgaaaacttttctgttcagtacacccactcagtatcatcttcttcagactcaggtgagttatacgaagttctctttcttttatttcacttccccTTTACCCACtccattgacttttttgttttaattcccagggatcatctcgtacatataggaagggatcatcttgacccaagtcccactttttggtaaatatttgctaaaataatctacaagtacgcggccatgtttttatggccaaaatattaaaattaaacataatagaaagcctaacgacaacagtaattacatttaacattgtttgaataaaagtaacataagctcaaagtcatgcctattttagatgaaaagtacacaatttatcttttttcttgtcaaattcgatgtatcgctcacgccaccattacgatttgactgaggcggggaggtgtccagagctatgttttaccagtgaaagaaactaaataacgttagtggtttcagcacaatcgcaaaggatcatcttaccccaggggatcaactcgtactactttcccctatgtacctacttatctatgcCGGACAAACTCGCTCCACCTTAGATTGCATAGTTCCTACTTTACTTGTTGGGTGAGGGTTTTAATAAAGAGCAAGCCTACTTATAGTatccataaaaaaaatagaaatcctTTTTAACCgtctgcgccagaaggagggttatgtttttcgagtgtagtGAGTACGCAAGTCTCGATCACCGTTGATTTTGAATCCTTCCCTACTGTTATTGACTGTGGCACACTGGCCGGCGCGCGCCACAGGACATGGACAAGGAGCGCTGCGGCACCATCCCGCGCGTGTCGGTGGAGCGCGCGCTGTGCCAGCGCCGTCTGCTGCAGCTGGTGTCGGCGCGCGAGCGCGACCTCGTCTACAAGGCCTTCGGCTACCGGCGCGGCTGCGGCGACGAGGTACGCCCTCGTAGAATATCTATTGCAGCTTTCTTAATTTAATCAACATTTAGGATCACTCCTTAAAGTCTCGCATGCGTTTGCCTAAAGGTCTAttaaacctgagcgatattcgctgccgctgtgggtagaggtacataccgcgcgggtttcgctcaggtatttagtatcaagtatcgcggctagagcgacctgagcgatattcgctgccgctgtgggtagaggtacataccacgcgggtttcgctcaggtatttagtatcaattaccgcggctagagcggttttctctgccgcagacggtagcgaataccgcttaggtctgaataggcctttattcaaaaatatttatttaagtcagACCTTGGGTAGTTTCGGCACCCTATATGGTTTGAGTGAATTACATTTTCCCTGTCAGTTCAACCTACGTACATCGCTCAATAGTTAGTTATCTATGGATGAATAATGAGCATCCCCGGCGCAGGTGAACTACCGCGCGCTGTGCAACGCGCTGGACGTGCTGTACGCCACGTCGAGCGGCCAGCCCTGCTGACCTCCTGCCCTCCCGCGCTCGTCCTGTGTGCTGTGCTCTCGTGCTCGCTCAATTAAACGTCCGGTTGCTTCGCATAACATGTTTTATTGATTAAAATGTAGATATTATTGCATAGATGTTTAGTGTTAAGTAAACTTCATTGAAAAGAGGCAGGCAGCGCCGTTCAGTGGAACAGTATGAAGCGGCTCTGAATATCATCACCGGTGTTTCAAACGATCAAAAGCTTCAGCGTGGGATCGCCGATGGGCGCGTCGCAGCCGGCGTGGTCGGGCGCGTCGCACACGTGCAGCGCTGGGTTGAAGTGCAGGCCGGCGCTGCACTGGCGGCACACGGGCGCCGCGGCCGCGCCCACGCAGTAGTAGAACAGGTTGCAGTCGTCGGGGTGCGGCAGCAGCGCGTCGGGGCTGGCCGCGTCGGCGCACGACACCGGCGTCACCGAGTTGACCGCGCAGCGCGGCGGGATCTCGTTTTGAGAATCGTCCTTGTTGAACTGGCCCTCGACGGGCGCCGCCTGGCCGGCCCCGGGCGCGACGCAGCGGCCTGCTCCGGCGCGTCGCACACGTGGAGCGCCGGGTTGAAGTGCAGGCCGTCGGGGCAGCGCTGGCAGAATGGAACGCCGTACGTGCACTGGTAAAACAGACGGCAGTCGTCCGGGTGAGCCAGGAGCCCGTCGGTGCCCACGTCCGCGCAGGATACCTCGGTTATCGAGCTATCGGCGCATATGTCCGAAACCTCACGTTTGTTGCTTCTGAAAGAATGTTTTTTAGTCTCCATCTACAATACATCCTTTCCTTAACATATCCGCGATCACAAACCTCATATATCGGAAAATTGGGTAAAATTGCAATTAAGTAACATTAGGTACCACACAGAACTGACATTTGATagagttcttgcaactcacgaaggcgagtaagctttaggcgattatcacactgcaccgcgctccgccgcgatCCGCGTGGcgacacataataatataaaaaatcccgcgcgcaaacgcgttgtcagtgtgttgtgccgcgcctGTTTTCTATAAtgtacaaactgaggtacttgaaagaaaaaaagaactctaaacttttgaaaaacgaacagtagcgagcctcCTCCACGATTTCCACATCATGTAAAGCtcgctcgccttcgtgaattgcaacaactattaccaaaatataattcagacaaaaatttttgattataaaattaaataatcttaaaGCTAATACTTTTCTAATAAATCACTATTTCTGAGATATCGCGATTCATAAAATCCAAAATTCCTAGGAAAGTACAATACCGATtgctatttaaaataataaattattgtaggtacctaaatatgtAGATTTGCAACAAGGAAGTCATAAAACTTAGTAAGGCGAACTTATCAATAACTTACAGATGTGAAGCTTTCGTCAAAGCTCTTACAGAAAACGTAAGGCCAAGTAATACTAGAATCCGCAAGTAGTTAGCCATCTTGAGCAAAAATGATACGACTGAATATTCACAGATACATTATCTACATTTATTTATAGGAGCCCTGAGTGGTTTGTTGAGACTACTGCATTAAGTGGATATTGAATTGCTTTATCAATGGCAATTTAGAATGATAGGTACGATTtacattatacctacctatgtaggtaCTCGCTGTTTATGGAATTTAGATGATCAAGTAGATAggtacagtcaacgtcaaatagttcgtgacatccaaagtggccaaaaagttgataacaaaaccttgtaacaaagacgtggtTGTGAATTGTGATTCGGTTATCATACCAAATTAAAATCTAAGGCATATGTAATGTTTATCATGTTTCTCCAAAAAAAAGGTTGGGAGAAGCTTAGTACGTACGACGTACTTAGTACCAACCTACCTTCCTTATCTACACTGCTTCAAGATGTTAGACGATCCTTACTGCCCATGCGATGACTCCAGCGTAGGACATTGACCATTTCATATACATAGACTCCGGCATGAGCACGACACATTTATCTTCTTACCTATGTTACAACTTATCAGAAACACGTAGGGTAAGGCACACCTTTTTTGGgttagtcctgacaaggaacccttatagtttcgatatgtttgtctgtctgtctgtccgaggttttgcttggaaactattggcactagagagctgtaattttgtgtgGAGGTATGTGTATATTAATCTCACGCCGACATCagtggtagaataaaatttaaaaaaaaaacattttagggtagctcccctagtAGTGGGGatgtagtccagtagaattagattttaaatcggaaataattcatGATACAATAATTGATGTGTCCACGTGGGAATGTGTCGGATTGAAAATGTGTCCCGTTGAAATTGTGTCTCGTTGGAACCAAATCATtattaggggtcacttaaattaGAAATTGATGGTTGGTACTCTAAACTTATCCCTTTCTGTGTTGAAGTAATAGATGAAGTAGGACTGTCCAACCGATAAGCGATCCTCCTCTCACACATCACCTTCCAGAGCTTCCAGGCACTTTCGACCAAAAAACCACCTCTTACTTTCTGAAAGGCGTAATTATTATCAGTTGCCGTCGTGACTGGGAATAGGAACTAAAAAAGTCGTTTCCTTTCCTCTACAAGTTCGTTCGTCACACTGGAAATTTTTTCTCGTTTTTTTCCGTTGAGTCACACCATTTTTGTGTAACACTTGAACCATTGTTGAAGGATGTTAAGTGCTCCAAAAAATGTTGAGGAATGAAATCGAGTTGTGACTTTTACAGCTGCTGCAAGGGGATCATATTTTTCATGATTTCAACTTGATAGGTATACCTCCGACCTCTAGTCTCATAGGTACCGTTGTTCCGGTCCCGGACTTCTGATACTAATAAAGTCATATTAGTACGGTTATGACGTCTAACCGAACTAATGAGACCAAACCATCGGTCGAAGAAGTCTTTTAGTGGAGTGTCTCGAAAGAGAGATCTTAGTAGTAGTTATCTATCCTGTCCGATTGTATAAATGCTACACGTGGACCAAGGTCAAAGTACGTTGGCCTAACCAAGTGATAAACACAgacaaaaagtcaaaattttatttacacattTGTTTATTGCGACATACACAATGTATATCTTCAGAAGTTTGTTCATGTCCAATCACTTATTCTAAGAATTTAATTTCATCCCTATTCAATGGAAGAAACTAGTTGTATAAAATACATGATTCTGATTGTTCATTAACCAAATTAAATATACAAAACTACAACATTTCTGCAATGAGATCCAGAACATTCATCTGCAAGTGGAGGGCGGCTCCCACACACACCTAGCGCACACATCGCCGCGGCCGCTGGCGGCGACGGGGACACTATTCATTCATATTTTATAAGCTCTGTATAATAGATAATATCAACTATAGTTTCAGTTCCAAGGTCAAAATTGATTCTAATCGGCAATAATACTCAAGTGAATCTATAATCCAtactatattaataataattttatgcaaAGCGGCCTCCCGTTCGCGACCGTTACATACGACAGTATTTTTATCCTTAAAAAATTTCTTAAACAGATTACtttcttaaattaaattatgtggAATGAAATGACGTGCCCCCGACGCGGCGAGACGAGGCGCGGGGGACACTCATGACCGATGACTTAACCTGGAACAATCAAAAGGCGGGTTATTAACAGGTTCAGCAGACAAGTAACTTTGTTACCGGTTAAAATCTTAGCTAAGAAGCGTTAATCTGAAGAGTACGAATCTATACTTCATGTCAAAAATACACCGCTTATTCATAGGTAACATCGGTTAGAAGGGCACGTACCTTACTATTGGACTGAGATGACTATCGGCAGGTACGTGAGTTGCTTAGTAGGGCTGGTGCCTCTGGTTGGCGCGGCCTCCGCCGCCACCGCGCTGCTTGCCTCCTTGGTATCCAGCTGTAACACCGCGACTCATCAAGCTCTCGAATTTCACCTCGACACTTCAATTACTTTTAATGAATGTAAATGTGTGAACAAACAATAGCGTGCGGCATGCATGTGAGTCATGTCGTGGGTGAACAGCCGCGCACTGATTGCAGGTGTGGCTCACTAGATGTTCGTACAAATATATTTAGCTTGTGCTCACAGCACCTTGAGTGGACGCGTATGGTTGAAAATTACTAAATACGTAACGGAAGAGGTactacttttaattaattaggacAATAGGTACTATGAGAACAGGTACACTACTACTTTGTTTCGGAAAGATAAAGCTATGGGTCAATCAAGTAAGATTTTatactataaaataatatacttcaaaattgtgtaaataaacgttttagaCATGCATCATTGgcattaaattcaatgacaTACATAATCACAACAGAACGAAGAACAGTTAGTAACGATGTAATCTTAAAATGTTAGTACATGTTTGCATCAGTCACGATCGAACAAAATGTTTGTCCAGCTTTGCTCGTCAGTTTCGACCGATGTAACAAAATTTTAGATTCTACCCAAATAAGATCAGAACAATGCCAAAAGTGTCGCAACTACGTAAGCGGGGCAAACATGATCTCTACTTATCTACACAAATACACTGTTCACAAGACGACTTCAAACGATCCGCACTGCAATTCGAGACACTCGTACGAAAAGAACTACTACTCGCGGTGCGAGTGGCGAGAACACCCGATGTCTAATCTAGGGGTGGCGTTTGCGAGCGTCTTGTGGCGTGTGCAGTAGTAAGTGTGCGGGTACCTTTGCCGCGAggagccgcgcgcgcgccgtaCCCGCCCTCGTACCCTCCGTACCCGCCGTAGTCTGCCCAACACAACGCGCATTAGTGCTGAGCCAGAGACCATTCGCTAACTCTACTCGCCCCCTAACCGTGTACACTTTAATCGGTGTATTTGCAATGTCTATGAGATTTAATAATTTTGAAGGCGTTTAACCAGATCCCAATGATACACCTATTCGATGACGATGAGTATGCTAGTTAGCTAGTCATGCAGTTAGTGTGCCCTATCTTATCGTCGCACCCGAGCGTCATCGTGAAGCGAGGTAGTGGCGTCTAAGGTAGGAAGAGGACTGGGGTTAGATATGGAAACACATTGAGAATTTTTGTAACAGTGCTTTATTCAAAAGCTTTCATCATAGTATCTTTATCACTTTCACAATGTCTCTCCATATTTACCCCATTTCCCAGATGTAGCATGTGGCGGAGTGTCAAaaggtaaaacaaaaaataccaaACAAAACTCAGGCAACATTGCTACATATGTCAAAAGTGGTAttacaaataaaacatacttaaaaCATAAGGCAGGTAACATATGTACAGAATATAGTACCCAGTGAAATAATGATAAAGAGAAGTGGCTCAGCGCTCAACTCGTAATACTTAGCGACGAAGAACGCTCGCCGCGACTCATACAAGTGCGAGAGGTGCCAGTAAATATCGAGCCAAATTAGTATGAGAACAGAATAATGCAACTAATGatattttaatcaatttaaatgaAGTATAATACTATTATTTAGTGAAAACGTTTAGACTGATCACGGTTATATTCAGATATACATTGTCGCCTCCACAACATTCACTACACATTATCTCGATAGAATATTAAAtatatagaaaaataaatattttctacaCACTAAGTTAAATATCTAAGCTTCGCGTGATGTCGATCTCTTCGAATTAAATGTAAGATAATATACGTTATACACATAATGTAAATAGGCATCATCGAGGACGGAGGGTGCTCGTCGCCCCGCTCGCAACCATTATAATATAACCTAGCGCGGGGGCGGCGGCCCGCCCCCCAACTTAATCTACATTTACATCCTAGGGATCAGGTAACATCAGTCGAGGTAATGTGTCGGTGAGCGGGCCGGCGCGGGCTCGCCGCTATACTAGTACTGCTTGCCGCGTTTACCGTAATTGGGGTAGCCGGAGTAATCGTAACCGCCGTAGCCCCCGTAGCCGTCGTAGCCATAGCCCCCGTATCCGTAGCCGTCGTAGCCGCCGCCGTAGCCGCCCTGGCCGTAGCCGTAGCCGCCGTAGCCCTGGCCGCCCCACGCGCCCTGGCCGCCGTAGCCGCCGCGgcccccgcgcccgccgcgcccccCGCGCCctccgcgcccgccgcgcccgcccatGCCTCCGGGGCCGTCGGGCTTCGGCGTCGCTCTCTTCACATCGACCTGCAGAACGTTCAAATATTGTTTAGATGTTCCGTTATAACGCATCCAATGTATGGATTGTAACAGTGAATGAATATTGTGTATAAATACTGAATACTGACCTCCTTTCCACCGATGGTCTGCTTAGGTGTCTTGAGTAACTCATTGACGACCTGCTCAGATTCAAATGTGATGAAACAGAATCCTTTTCTTTGGTTCTTTGTTTTGTCAAACGGCATTTCGACTTCGATTAtctgtaataataaaacaaggataaataactaatttatatacaggaaacaaaataaacattatttggaTTCGTCAGTGGCCCGGTTTCCTCTTCACTTATGATCAAGAAACTAATATCTCACCAAATCCggatttttcatcataattgcaattattatcattaaaacATATTAACATCAAAAAGAAACTTACGGTGCCAAAGTTACTGAAGAAGTTCTTGATTTCATCATCTGAAATTTCACTGCTGAGTCCTCCAACAAATATTTTACCATGTCTTGCTTTTGCTTTTTTGGGATCAACTTTCTTGTTGTTTATTGTGTGTTCTTCGGCTGCCATCACTTTGTCAATGGAGTCTGGCGCCTTAAATACGATGAATGCAAACCCTCTGGATCTGCCTGTGTTAGGGTCAGTCTTCACATTGATGCTCTCGATCTCGCCATATGCACTGAAGTGGTCACGTAACTCCTCTGGAAAAATTCGTCaagttgaaaatattttccttgaactatgacaaaaaaaattttaattcaTGGAGCATCAGAATTGTGGGTAAAGTTGTCTTCAATCATACTCAGAAGCAGAACTGAATTAGGTCATCATAATATCATATTAATTTAAGGAAAATAAACATGACATAAGAAACTGATTACTTACTGTCTGTGGTTTCCCAGCTCAAGCCTCCCACAAAGAGTTTTCTGCAATATCAAAGCACAAGTATTAACAAGTGTACAATAATCTTTAGACTTGTGTCTCGATTTAGAAACTGACTTATATTACAGTTAATTAACATTAACACTATGCAGTacttgtttacagtactttacagctactttttttgttcaaaacaaACTCCAAGCACTGCAGCAAAACAAATTGTCAACCTGTAAGTTACAAAGGTAAACTGGAAATTTAACATTATCAGAAAGGACAACCAAAAAATGAAACAATATTACAGTGAAATCGCAAGATTTGAAATTGGCAAGTGTGAACAAGGCCCAAAGTTAAGTGGCCTAGGCAAACTAGTCAGTTTGGTCGTTGTTACTTTAGTGTGAGCCCAGCAGATATATACCATGACGTCCTCCGGCGGCGGGTGCGGCGGCTCGGCAGGCTCACACCTGCAGAGAGACACAGCGTTAGTAGCGCCCCAAACTGACCGCCGGGCCGCCCCAACTTGGACGACCCACTGACGCACTTTGCGATACCACCGATTTAAAATCTTGCAAATGCCTACTCTATACGAAGTTATACTACCGCAGTGCTCATTGGCCGGGGCCGCTCACTTGACATCGTACGATACTGCCAAATCACTACAAAAAATCGATAACGGGACTGAACCGGTGCCGGATGCAAAAGAGACGCGAATATGACGCCATTTTACTTCATGCGGCTccgtgataaaataaaatttagcaaTAGTAACCTGAAGTACTCTGAAACTAAAACTATGACATCTAAGACTTGTTTTACATCGCGGAGAACACACTGCGAAGGTGTAAAAGTACAATTTTGAAAAGATCACCATGATTACAATAGATTTACAAGCCGATAATGATAATGCCGGACCGCCGCCATTGTGGCGGGCAAAGATTAGAACTGTGAAAGAACTATAGCAAGCTAAATGATTTAGTAATAATAGAATTACCTCAACTTGTATAGACTTTTAACATAATTCATTTACTAAAAAGTAGAAGGAATtactgaaaaatataaatacctgTCGTCATCGCGGCCTGGGCCATCGCCATTGTCTTGTTGACCGTCGCCACCACCGTTCTCCATATTTCCGTTTAGCTGGTTATCCGTAACGTCTTGTGCAAAGTTATCGTTATTAGCCATAGCTTGTTTAATCACGACCTTAAATAACTAGGTATTTGAATTACAAACTAAAGTATGGTCTACGCACGACCTTCAACACCGAATGCCAAATGAAGAAGAATGAAAGGAAATGCGTGAGGAGTCGGCGCGAAATTTTTTGTTATGTTGGCAGCATTGCTAGGGACGCTTCTTTTTTCCTTAGTATTCATCCCCACTTCTAAACGAACCAATGATCGTAAGCGAACGTGAAGGGTCATTGGCTTCTGTCAACAACAGGGAAGAAAcggaataataattatgaataggaaaGAAAGAGACACAAAGAGCGTGGTTTGCATAACAAAAAATCAATAGTACTGCCAACATGAATAACACTTTACCGCGTCTTTTGGCGGAAATCCAATCGTTCAGGAAttgtaaacatattttattctatttacaggtttataaataaataggacaaaatatttgtcaaaatttttgtacatttataataaatatttctgcatagtgtttttataaaatacagaaaattatactttagtttaaatttaattaaatagaaaACAGTTTTCTCCGTGCTAATCGTCATCCTGCCTCGTCTCATCTCAATGCCAAACCAGTGGCCGTCTGGCCATCATGCTCAGCCATCATGTCACTAAatccattgaagtaatattataataatattacattatatTATCTCAatgactaattaaattaaacaaaataaaataacgaaaTACGAATTAAATTCAACTTTTTGGATAATCTGGATAAAACaggaaaaattaaatgatttataagattgaatttaaaacctTTCATAGGCGTGAAGGGAGGCTACCTGAAGCAGAGCAGATGATTAAAGATTAAATCCAGGTCTAAAAACatctcaacattcaacaaaatggcccacaaaaaaatgttgaatgttgacatgtttttgtcgattgtgtcaaaaaaaagtcaaaatttctttatttgtttggactaataaatagttcttacaaatcgtcattttgctcttaaggagcctctacatgtctcataatcttgttaccctaccagcgcttcgagaccaacatttggcaagtgctgagaagaagcgccgcaacaaactcagtcaccactgtctgccggttaatataaataaatagaaatagtagtagtaggtacattcgattcaggagcagttcactgaatttaccatgcattcttgtatggtgtatcttataagaatgggtatacaagattgcgtggtatattaaacaaggtagtgacgtgctaatatctagacttacatattaagatactagtagaaatgactcgcatatataaatttgaataacttggattgaccagtccccgaaagcagcgcctgttcacagacatgacgagtgaaccagcc harbors:
- the LOC135077040 gene encoding RNA-binding protein squid isoform X2, translated to MANNDNFAQDVTDNQLNGNMENGGGDGQQDNGDGPGRDDDRKLFVGGLSWETTDKELRDHFSAYGEIESINVKTDPNTGRSRGFAFIVFKAPDSIDKVMAAEEHTINNKKVDPKKAKARHGKIFVGGLSSEISDDEIKNFFSNFGTIIEVEMPFDKTKNQRKGFCFITFESEQVVNELLKTPKQTIGGKEVDVKRATPKPDGPGGMGGRGGRGGRGGRGGRGGRGGYGGQGAWGGQGYGGYGYGQGGYGGGYDGYGYGGYGYDGYGGYGGYDYSGYPNYAGYQGGKQRGGGGGRANQRHQPY
- the LOC135077040 gene encoding RNA-binding protein squid isoform X1 produces the protein MANNDNFAQDVTDNQLNGNMENGGGDGQQDNGDGPGRDDDRKLFVGGLSWETTDKELRDHFSAYGEIESINVKTDPNTGRSRGFAFIVFKAPDSIDKVMAAEEHTINNKKVDPKKAKARHGKIFVGGLSSEISDDEIKNFFSNFGTIIEVEMPFDKTKNQRKGFCFITFESEQVVNELLKTPKQTIGGKEVDVKRATPKPDGPGGMGGRGGRGGRGGRGGRGGRGGYGGQGAWGGQGYGGYGYGQGGYGGGYDGYGYGGYGYDGYGGYGGYDYSGYPNYDYGGYGGYEGGYGARAAPRGKAGYQGGKQRGGGGGRANQRHQPY